One window from the genome of Methyloradius palustris encodes:
- the pdxR gene encoding MocR-like pyridoxine biosynthesis transcription factor PdxR — translation MKQLVLSEWLLTQLSQNKFPKRMPTHRRIYEAIRQAISDGVLASGTRLPSTRSLSDELSVSRNTILAAFEQLLDEGYVAAQTGSGTYVAYNQPDGFSKKPISTATIEPKPQDDAGLSRRGKAAAGSLNRQSHEVQPFTPGEDDYSQFPTMLWRRLLNRQWRAPDPSLLDYGHAGGYLPLRMAIAEYLRVSRAVNLTVDQVLITAGTQQSIDLCARLLTDHGDRAWIENPGYWAARRVLEVNGLQLHPVSVDNEGMAPSTKDFRATPKLIYTTPSHQYPKGMVMSYGRRRLLLDYAESRKAWIIEDDYDSEFRFEGRPISSLQGMDQNARVLYMGTFSKVMYPGIRLGYLVVPPNLVTSFKSGLYELQRPGQVVIQAALADFIEEGHFANHIRRLRQTYAERRKLLQKSLATVAEVGARLSPVDSGLHLVVEFDQEVDDVRVATMAAEHGLRVNPLSNYGIGEKREKGLIVGYAYAATENISKYGNVLANVIKAGLKNRTP, via the coding sequence TTGAAACAATTAGTACTCTCTGAATGGCTGTTAACCCAACTTAGCCAAAATAAATTCCCCAAACGCATGCCCACCCACAGGCGTATTTATGAGGCTATCAGGCAAGCGATTTCGGATGGCGTGTTGGCATCTGGCACACGACTGCCCTCCACACGCAGCCTTTCAGATGAGTTATCAGTATCACGCAATACGATTCTCGCTGCTTTTGAGCAACTGCTTGATGAAGGCTATGTCGCTGCGCAGACTGGCAGTGGTACTTATGTCGCCTATAACCAGCCAGACGGATTCTCAAAAAAGCCAATTTCTACAGCTACTATAGAACCAAAACCTCAAGATGATGCCGGCCTCTCGCGACGAGGTAAGGCTGCGGCGGGATCACTCAACAGGCAAAGCCATGAGGTACAGCCTTTTACGCCTGGTGAAGATGATTATTCCCAGTTCCCCACCATGCTGTGGCGACGACTGCTTAATCGTCAATGGCGCGCACCCGACCCTTCACTGCTTGATTACGGTCATGCTGGTGGCTATTTACCACTACGCATGGCAATTGCAGAATACCTGCGGGTATCGCGCGCCGTTAATCTGACAGTTGACCAGGTATTGATTACCGCAGGCACACAACAATCGATTGACCTCTGCGCGCGACTACTCACAGACCATGGTGACCGAGCATGGATAGAAAACCCTGGCTACTGGGCCGCGCGGCGTGTGCTTGAAGTGAATGGTCTGCAACTCCATCCTGTATCAGTCGACAACGAAGGTATGGCGCCTAGCACCAAAGATTTTCGTGCAACGCCAAAGCTGATTTACACCACTCCATCTCACCAATACCCCAAAGGCATGGTAATGAGCTACGGCCGCCGCCGCTTGCTGCTGGATTATGCTGAAAGCCGCAAAGCATGGATTATCGAAGATGACTATGACAGCGAATTCCGCTTTGAAGGCCGCCCGATTTCTTCGTTGCAAGGCATGGATCAGAATGCGCGCGTGCTCTATATGGGCACATTCTCAAAGGTCATGTATCCAGGTATTCGTTTGGGCTATCTGGTTGTTCCACCTAACCTGGTCACCAGTTTTAAAAGTGGCCTGTATGAGCTACAACGCCCAGGGCAAGTGGTTATTCAGGCGGCTCTGGCTGACTTTATCGAAGAAGGCCATTTCGCCAACCATATTCGCCGCTTACGGCAAACTTATGCAGAGCGACGTAAATTACTCCAAAAGTCATTGGCTACGGTAGCTGAGGTGGGTGCCAGGTTATCCCCTGTCGACTCTGGCTTACACTTGGTAGTTGAATTCGATCAAGAAGTAGATGATGTTCGCGTAGCTACTATGGCCGCCGAACATGGTTTACGTGTCAACCCGCTCTCCAACTATGGCATAGGCGAAAAGCGTGAAAAAGGTTTGATTGTTGGCTATGCCTACGCAGCAACTGAGAACATTAGCAAATATGGAAACGTATTAGCTAATGTGATTAAGGCTGGGCTGAAAAATCGCACACCTTAA
- a CDS encoding ABC transporter permease subunit, with the protein MSKILSYLRSYRHGRQFVISVPYVWFILLALVPLMIVLKISLSEMEDTSVSSMISWVQGWPTIKLSFGSYIFLTTDPLYFQTYMSSIKYALITTVICLIIGFPFSYFMARSPKHLQPMLLMLIMLPFWTSFLLRIYAWKTLLVNNGVINNMLIALGIIQDPLPMMNTPFSLVIGMVYSYLPFMILPLYSNLSKLDLRFLEAAADLGTSPFKAFWLVTIPLSKAGIIAGSMLVFIPAVGEYVIPELLGGPDTLMIGRVLWDEFFSNNDWPMASAVAVVMILLILLPMALFNKYQSDQAEVKA; encoded by the coding sequence ATGAGCAAAATTTTAAGTTACCTGCGTAGTTACCGTCACGGACGCCAGTTCGTGATTAGTGTGCCGTATGTCTGGTTTATATTATTAGCCTTAGTACCGCTGATGATTGTGCTCAAAATCAGCTTGTCTGAAATGGAAGACACATCAGTATCTAGCATGATCAGCTGGGTGCAGGGCTGGCCTACTATCAAGCTCAGTTTTGGCAGTTACATATTCCTGACGACTGACCCGCTTTATTTCCAGACGTACATGTCTTCAATCAAGTATGCGCTGATCACTACCGTCATATGCTTGATCATAGGATTTCCATTCTCATACTTTATGGCGCGCTCACCCAAGCATTTACAGCCGATGCTGCTCATGCTCATCATGCTGCCATTCTGGACCTCTTTTTTGCTGCGCATTTACGCATGGAAAACCCTTCTGGTTAACAACGGCGTGATCAATAATATGCTGATAGCACTAGGTATCATCCAAGATCCCTTGCCGATGATGAATACCCCATTTTCATTGGTCATAGGCATGGTTTACTCTTACTTGCCATTCATGATACTTCCGCTTTATTCAAATCTATCCAAGCTCGATTTGCGTTTTCTTGAGGCCGCGGCAGACCTTGGTACCAGTCCATTCAAGGCATTCTGGCTCGTTACGATACCGCTTTCCAAAGCCGGCATCATTGCAGGCTCCATGCTGGTATTCATTCCAGCGGTGGGTGAGTATGTGATCCCCGAGCTGTTGGGTGGGCCGGATACCCTGATGATCGGTCGCGTGCTATGGGATGAGTTCTTTAGCAATAACGACTGGCCGATGGCGTCAGCAGTGGCCGTGGTGATGATCCTGTTGATATTGTTGCCGATGGCGCTTTTCAATAAATACCAGTCTGATCAAGCGGAGGTAAAAGCATGA
- a CDS encoding NAD-dependent succinate-semialdehyde dehydrogenase — MSLQLNHPTLLKQAGCLLAGQWVAADSGETFAVTNPANGEIITQVPMMGRAETERAVVAAQAAQKSWKALTAKLRSAYLERWFDLIMLHQEDLAKLLTAEQGKPLAEARGEVAYGASFIEWFGEEAKRVYGEVIPSPMNDRRLLVIKQPIGVTAAITPWNFPIAMITRKAAPALAAGCTMIIKPAEQTPLSAFALGVLAEEAGIPAGVLQIITGDAREIGAVLCESPIVTKLSFTGSTEVGRILMRQCADTIKKLSLELGGNAPFIVFDDADLDAAVEGAMISKFRNAGQTCVCANRLFVQDGIFDAFAKKLSAKVSQLKVGEGTLAEVTQGPLIDDAAIEKVESHIADAVAKGASLIQGGKRHALGGTFFEPTVLADVSPSAMIFREETFGPVAPLFRFKTDDEVIELANRTEFGLAAYFFSRDIGRIWRVAEALEYGMVGVNTGMISNEVAPFGGVKQSGLGREGSHHGIDEYLEIKYVCMAGI; from the coding sequence ATGTCTTTGCAATTAAATCACCCAACCCTATTAAAGCAAGCTGGCTGTTTATTGGCAGGGCAATGGGTGGCTGCAGATTCAGGTGAGACATTTGCCGTCACAAACCCAGCGAATGGCGAAATCATTACGCAAGTACCCATGATGGGGCGTGCAGAAACTGAACGTGCGGTTGTTGCAGCTCAAGCAGCACAGAAATCATGGAAAGCGCTTACTGCAAAACTACGGTCGGCCTATCTTGAACGCTGGTTCGACCTCATCATGTTGCACCAAGAAGACTTGGCCAAGTTACTGACAGCAGAGCAGGGCAAGCCATTAGCCGAGGCGCGTGGTGAAGTGGCTTATGGCGCGAGTTTTATTGAATGGTTTGGCGAAGAGGCCAAGCGTGTTTATGGTGAAGTAATTCCGTCACCTATGAATGACAGACGTTTGCTTGTGATTAAGCAGCCGATAGGAGTCACTGCTGCGATTACGCCCTGGAATTTCCCGATTGCGATGATCACGCGGAAAGCTGCACCAGCATTGGCAGCTGGCTGCACCATGATTATCAAGCCTGCAGAGCAGACGCCATTGTCAGCCTTTGCACTTGGCGTGTTAGCTGAGGAGGCGGGTATTCCGGCAGGTGTATTGCAGATTATTACTGGCGATGCCCGAGAGATAGGCGCAGTGCTATGTGAAAGCCCGATTGTCACCAAGCTTTCATTTACTGGCTCTACCGAGGTTGGCCGCATTTTAATGCGGCAATGCGCAGATACCATCAAGAAGCTATCGCTCGAACTCGGTGGTAATGCACCTTTTATTGTGTTTGATGATGCTGACCTAGATGCCGCCGTTGAAGGGGCTATGATTAGCAAGTTCCGCAATGCAGGCCAGACTTGTGTATGTGCCAACCGTCTGTTTGTTCAAGATGGTATTTTTGATGCTTTCGCCAAAAAACTGAGTGCCAAAGTCAGCCAGCTTAAAGTGGGTGAAGGTACATTGGCCGAAGTCACTCAAGGTCCATTGATTGATGACGCAGCGATTGAAAAAGTAGAAAGTCATATCGCGGATGCTGTTGCTAAAGGCGCTAGCCTGATACAGGGTGGCAAGCGTCATGCACTAGGCGGTACATTCTTCGAGCCTACAGTGCTTGCTGATGTAAGCCCCAGTGCCATGATTTTCCGGGAAGAAACCTTTGGGCCAGTCGCGCCACTATTTCGTTTCAAAACCGATGATGAAGTGATTGAACTGGCGAATCGTACTGAATTCGGCCTTGCGGCTTATTTCTTCAGCCGAGATATTGGCCGTATATGGCGGGTAGCAGAAGCACTTGAGTATGGCATGGTTGGGGTCAATACAGGCATGATCTCTAATGAAGTTGCGCCATTTGGCGGTGTGAAACAGTCAGGCCTGGGGCGCGAAGGCTCGCACCACGGTATTGATGAGTATCTGGAAATTAAATATGTATGTATGGCAGGGATTTAA
- a CDS encoding ABC transporter permease translates to MNKAFGKVWMIAIYVFLYLPIITLVIYSFNDSPLVTVWSHASVRWYISLANDDVLISALGLSLKISFLSALISVFFGTFTAFALHRYKRFMGRTLLSSMASSPLVMPDVIVGLSLLLMLVSLQHWLGFPERGLFTILLGHSLLGTAYATVVISSRLREMDGKLDEAAMDLGCQPFQVFKLVTLPLLLPAMVSAFLLTFTLSFDDVVLSSFLSGPGYSTLPMVIFSRARLGLNPSINAIATVTITVVTIAVIASSFYQSRAERKRKLEVAQAYSDANQ, encoded by the coding sequence ATGAACAAGGCCTTCGGTAAAGTTTGGATGATCGCCATTTATGTATTTTTATATCTGCCTATCATCACGCTAGTCATCTACTCATTTAACGACTCGCCACTGGTCACTGTGTGGTCGCATGCCAGCGTGAGATGGTATATCTCGCTGGCGAACGATGACGTGCTGATTTCCGCTTTGGGCTTATCACTTAAAATATCGTTCCTATCCGCGTTGATTTCCGTGTTTTTTGGCACGTTTACCGCGTTTGCCTTACACCGCTATAAACGCTTTATGGGGCGTACTCTATTATCATCAATGGCGAGTTCCCCTCTGGTCATGCCGGACGTCATTGTGGGGCTCTCCCTTTTGCTGATGCTAGTTTCTCTGCAGCACTGGCTTGGGTTTCCAGAACGCGGTTTGTTTACTATTCTATTAGGGCATTCCTTATTGGGGACGGCCTATGCTACGGTAGTGATCAGCTCGCGGCTGAGGGAAATGGATGGCAAGCTGGATGAGGCTGCCATGGATTTGGGCTGCCAGCCTTTTCAGGTATTCAAACTGGTAACCTTGCCTCTGTTACTACCTGCGATGGTTTCAGCATTCCTGCTAACGTTCACGCTTTCATTTGATGATGTAGTGTTGTCTTCATTTCTTTCGGGCCCTGGCTACTCAACTTTGCCCATGGTCATATTTTCACGTGCGCGTTTGGGTTTGAATCCTTCCATTAACGCAATTGCTACGGTCACTATTACCGTGGTGACCATTGCCGTGATTGCTTCAAGCTTTTATCAATCTCGTGCTGAAAGAAAACGCAAATTAGAGGTGGCACAGGCTTATAGCGATGCCAATCAATAA
- a CDS encoding glutamine synthetase family protein: MTTDCTNFNHVDMDRWLTENNVTEIECLVPDLTGVARGKILPREKFTTERAMRLPEAVLGVTVTGESPEGHAGYDNVFGFTDKDMVLLPDPTTVRLVPWAVDPTAQVIMDCVNHDGSPIDFAPRNVLRRVAGLYKDMGLTPIVAPELEFYLLARNTDPNLPLTPPIGRSGRSETSRQLYSIDAVNEFDPLFEDIYDYCGIMGLELDTLIHEFGAGQMEINFLHDEPMLLADKVFFFKRTLREVAMRHNMYATFMAKPMEREPGSAMHIHQSVINTKTKQNIFSNEDGTASPLFFNYIAGLQKYLPAAMAILAPYVNSYRRIVRDGAAPINIEWGYDNRTVGIRVPISDPDARRVENRVVGADANPYLAMAVTLACGYQGIIEELQPTEVTTGSAYASDYQLPRGLSEALRVLENAKPLHDVLGKNFIDVYLAVKETEHDEFMRVISPWEREHLLMHV, from the coding sequence ATGACAACTGACTGTACCAATTTTAACCATGTAGACATGGATCGATGGCTGACTGAAAACAATGTCACCGAAATCGAATGCCTAGTACCCGATTTAACAGGCGTTGCCCGCGGCAAAATTTTACCTCGGGAGAAATTCACCACAGAGCGCGCCATGCGCTTACCAGAAGCTGTGCTGGGCGTGACAGTCACAGGTGAGTCGCCAGAAGGTCATGCTGGTTACGACAATGTATTCGGCTTTACCGATAAAGACATGGTGTTATTACCAGACCCAACCACGGTGCGCCTGGTTCCTTGGGCTGTTGACCCCACTGCGCAGGTGATTATGGATTGCGTAAATCATGACGGCTCACCGATTGACTTTGCCCCGCGCAATGTACTGCGCCGCGTTGCTGGCCTATATAAAGACATGGGTTTGACGCCGATTGTAGCGCCTGAGTTGGAGTTTTATCTGTTAGCCCGCAACACAGACCCTAACTTACCACTCACACCGCCAATTGGCCGTAGCGGCCGCTCTGAAACCAGCCGCCAGTTATATAGCATTGATGCAGTGAATGAATTCGACCCACTGTTTGAAGACATCTATGACTATTGCGGAATTATGGGCTTGGAGCTGGATACGCTGATTCACGAGTTCGGTGCAGGGCAAATGGAGATCAACTTTTTGCACGACGAGCCGATGCTGCTCGCCGACAAAGTATTCTTTTTCAAGCGCACACTACGTGAAGTCGCCATGCGCCATAACATGTATGCCACGTTTATGGCGAAACCGATGGAGCGCGAGCCTGGTTCTGCCATGCACATTCATCAAAGCGTGATCAATACCAAAACCAAGCAAAACATCTTCAGCAATGAAGACGGCACTGCATCACCACTATTTTTCAACTATATCGCTGGCCTGCAAAAGTACCTGCCTGCGGCAATGGCCATCTTGGCGCCTTACGTCAACTCATACCGCCGCATTGTGCGCGATGGCGCTGCACCTATCAATATTGAGTGGGGTTATGACAATCGCACGGTTGGCATCCGCGTGCCGATTTCTGACCCAGATGCACGCCGTGTTGAAAACCGCGTAGTGGGCGCAGATGCTAATCCATACCTAGCGATGGCGGTCACCCTTGCTTGCGGTTATCAAGGAATTATTGAGGAGCTGCAACCAACAGAAGTGACCACAGGTAGCGCCTATGCCTCTGATTACCAACTACCACGGGGCTTATCAGAAGCGCTGCGTGTGCTTGAAAATGCAAAACCATTACATGACGTGTTAGGAAAAAATTTCATCGACGTATATCTGGCAGTGAAAGAGACCGAACACGACGAATTCATGCGCGTGATCAGCCCGTGGGAACGCGAGCATTTATTGATGCATGTGTAA
- a CDS encoding polyamine ABC transporter substrate-binding protein: MISHSKKRLPNKKQLIAVIAAAITGLGMISSTWAAEEKILNIYNWSDYLAPDTIPNFEKETGIKVRYDVFDSNEILHAKLVAGKTGYDIVVPSSNWAKLQIEGGLFQKLDKSQLSNYKNLDPNIMGQIAKLDPGNTYLVDWLWSYDTVGINVDKVKKALGDTPMPDNIWDLVFDPKYASKLKSCGINFLDTASDIFPIALNYIGKDPYSKDPADYQAAYDMLKKVRPYIKKFNSGGEIEEMASGGSCASLGWAGDFNLARKRSIENKSPQNIVALVPKSGGLLFMDTMAIPADAKHPENAHKFINYILRPQVHAGLTNAVTYANPNKAATQYVDPEIRNNKSIYLPDDVVSKMIPPGNVDNATRRTMTRYFTRFKTGV, encoded by the coding sequence ATGATTTCACACTCTAAAAAACGGCTACCAAACAAGAAGCAGCTGATTGCCGTGATTGCCGCTGCCATTACTGGCCTAGGCATGATTTCAAGTACCTGGGCAGCAGAAGAAAAAATCCTCAACATCTATAACTGGTCTGATTACCTCGCTCCGGACACCATTCCTAATTTTGAAAAAGAAACTGGTATCAAAGTACGTTACGACGTATTCGACAGTAACGAAATTTTGCATGCCAAACTGGTAGCCGGTAAAACCGGTTACGACATCGTAGTGCCATCATCTAACTGGGCTAAATTGCAAATTGAAGGTGGTTTGTTCCAGAAGCTGGATAAATCACAGTTGTCTAACTACAAAAATCTAGACCCCAATATCATGGGACAAATAGCGAAGCTGGATCCAGGTAATACTTACTTGGTGGATTGGTTGTGGAGCTATGATACGGTTGGTATCAATGTAGATAAAGTTAAAAAAGCGCTAGGGGACACGCCTATGCCTGACAATATTTGGGATCTGGTATTCGACCCTAAATATGCTTCAAAACTTAAATCATGTGGTATCAATTTCCTAGATACAGCTTCAGATATATTCCCTATTGCATTGAATTATATTGGTAAAGATCCATACTCAAAAGATCCTGCTGATTATCAAGCAGCTTATGACATGCTCAAAAAAGTGCGTCCGTACATCAAGAAGTTCAACTCTGGTGGTGAAATCGAGGAGATGGCAAGCGGTGGTTCTTGTGCATCGCTCGGCTGGGCTGGCGACTTCAATTTGGCGCGTAAACGCTCAATTGAAAACAAGTCTCCACAAAACATCGTTGCTTTAGTGCCTAAATCAGGCGGGCTGCTATTTATGGACACGATGGCAATTCCTGCAGATGCAAAACATCCTGAGAATGCGCATAAGTTCATCAATTACATATTGAGGCCGCAAGTGCACGCTGGGTTAACCAATGCTGTTACTTATGCAAACCCTAATAAGGCTGCGACCCAGTACGTAGACCCTGAAATCAGGAACAACAAAAGCATCTATTTACCTGACGATGTTGTATCCAAGATGATTCCTCCAGGAAACGTAGACAACGCAACACGTCGTACCATGACTCGCTATTTCACACGTTTTAAAACAGGTGTTTAA
- a CDS encoding ABC transporter ATP-binding protein codes for MTSAAAANPARTNPVRKLKPEELLRVEGITKVYDGSVKAVDNISLTVSTGEIFALLGGSGCGKSTLLRMLAGFETPTNGKIFLAGKDITNLPPYKRPINMMFQSYALFPHLTVWENIAFGLRRDDMAKEDIAERVESMLSLVQLEKFAKRKPHQLSGGQQQRVALARSLAKRPKLLLLDEPLGALDKKLREKTQLELVNIIEEVGVTCVLVTHDQEEAMTMASRIAVMSEGSFLQVGSPDEVYEMPNSRQVADFIGNVNIFDGVIEVDEPDHVTVRCEECVHYVGHGISGNTGMSVGVALRPEKILLTKEKPEGEFNWCAGEVIEIVYFGAHTTYHLKLDSGLVIKAQELNNTRDLSCGLTWGDRAYAHWNDMAMVVLTQ; via the coding sequence ATGACTTCAGCTGCAGCCGCCAACCCGGCAAGAACTAATCCAGTAAGGAAATTAAAACCTGAGGAATTATTGCGGGTTGAAGGAATTACCAAGGTGTATGACGGCTCAGTCAAGGCGGTGGACAATATATCGCTTACAGTCTCTACAGGTGAGATTTTTGCCTTATTGGGAGGCTCTGGCTGTGGCAAGTCCACGCTCTTGCGCATGCTGGCTGGATTTGAAACGCCTACTAATGGCAAGATATTTTTGGCAGGTAAAGATATTACCAACCTGCCACCTTACAAACGCCCCATTAACATGATGTTCCAGTCTTATGCCTTGTTTCCCCATCTTACAGTGTGGGAAAACATTGCTTTCGGATTGCGCCGTGATGACATGGCCAAAGAAGATATCGCTGAACGTGTGGAATCAATGCTCAGTTTGGTACAACTGGAAAAGTTCGCCAAGCGTAAACCACACCAGCTTTCTGGCGGCCAGCAACAGCGTGTGGCATTAGCCCGTAGTCTGGCAAAACGCCCTAAATTATTGTTGCTTGATGAACCCTTAGGCGCTCTGGATAAAAAACTGCGTGAAAAAACCCAGCTTGAGTTGGTGAATATTATTGAGGAAGTGGGCGTTACCTGTGTCCTAGTCACTCATGACCAAGAGGAGGCCATGACTATGGCATCGCGCATTGCGGTGATGAGTGAAGGCAGCTTTCTGCAAGTCGGTTCCCCAGATGAAGTGTACGAAATGCCTAACAGTCGTCAGGTGGCGGACTTTATCGGTAACGTGAATATTTTCGATGGCGTGATTGAGGTCGATGAACCTGACCATGTCACTGTCCGCTGTGAAGAGTGTGTGCATTATGTAGGGCATGGTATTAGTGGGAATACGGGCATGTCAGTAGGGGTGGCATTACGGCCTGAGAAAATATTATTAACGAAGGAAAAGCCTGAAGGCGAATTTAACTGGTGCGCAGGCGAAGTGATTGAAATTGTTTACTTTGGCGCGCATACCACTTATCACCTTAAGCTTGATAGTGGTCTGGTAATTAAGGCGCAGGAGCTGAATAACACGCGTGACCTGAGCTGTGGCCTGACGTGGGGCGACCGAGCATATGCGCATTGGAATGACATGGCAATGGTCGTTTTGACTCAATAA
- a CDS encoding gamma-glutamyl-gamma-aminobutyrate hydrolase family protein — protein sequence MKSIKHKPVVLLPADVKHQGEHPFHMVGQKYILAVAEAAGALPLLLPSISEHIDLEALLETADGILLTGAVSNVHPSNFDQEVHNPELPLDPARDAITLNLIRAAVTAGIPLLAICRGFQEVNVAFGGSLHQAVQEVAGMADHRESKDLPIDDQYAPAHPVKLVANGKLANITGHEQIMVNSLHGQGIDRLGKGLIAEAFAPDGLIEAVSVENAPAFTLAVQWHPEWKVMENPVYLSIFQAFGDACRARAAGQMKARGRAAPD from the coding sequence ATGAAGTCTATAAAACACAAACCAGTGGTGTTGCTACCAGCCGATGTTAAACATCAGGGTGAGCATCCTTTTCACATGGTGGGCCAGAAATATATTCTGGCAGTGGCTGAGGCAGCAGGTGCTTTGCCTTTGCTTCTCCCCTCTATTAGCGAACATATCGATTTGGAAGCGCTGCTAGAAACAGCGGATGGCATTTTGCTGACTGGCGCAGTTTCTAACGTGCACCCCTCGAATTTTGATCAAGAAGTACACAATCCAGAATTACCTTTAGACCCAGCGCGCGACGCGATTACCTTAAACTTGATTCGTGCTGCAGTGACTGCTGGCATTCCATTGCTTGCCATTTGCCGTGGATTTCAAGAAGTTAATGTAGCCTTCGGCGGTAGCCTGCATCAGGCCGTGCAAGAAGTGGCTGGCATGGCTGACCATCGCGAATCTAAAGACTTGCCTATTGATGACCAGTACGCGCCAGCGCATCCCGTTAAATTAGTTGCGAATGGCAAATTAGCCAATATCACAGGCCATGAACAAATCATGGTGAATTCCCTGCATGGGCAAGGGATTGATCGACTAGGTAAAGGATTGATTGCCGAGGCCTTTGCCCCAGATGGCCTGATAGAGGCTGTCAGCGTGGAGAATGCGCCAGCATTTACCTTGGCGGTGCAATGGCACCCTGAGTGGAAAGTGATGGAAAACCCAGTATATTTATCCATCTTTCAAGCTTTCGGCGATGCTTGCAGGGCAAGGGCTGCAGGCCAGATGAAAGCCAGGGGGCGAGCCGCGCCAGATTAG
- a CDS encoding aspartate aminotransferase family protein → MTTTSEIQATDSAHYMHPFTDHKGLAGKGARIITKADGIHIWDSENKKIFDAMSGLWCVNVGYGRQELVDAATKQMQELPYYNSFFQTTNVPAVKLAERIVGLAGDNFSHVFFSSSGSESNDTNIRMVRHYWATLGQPERKVIISRNNAYHGSTMAGASLGGMSGMHAQGGLPIPDIVHIEQPYHYGLAPTKDKDAFGLEAAGWLEAKILEIGADKVAAFIGEPVQGAGGVIIPPKTYWPEIQRICDKYGILLICDEVICGFGRLGKWFGSELLGAKPDLMTFAKGVTSGYLPLGGVVIGKRVADVLINQGGEFNHGYTYSGHPVACAVALANIDIIESEGLVDKVLKETGPYLAERYAELANHPLVGGAETCGLVAGFALMKDKVNHIPFDESLEVGMICRNHSFANGLIMRAVGDRMIIAPPLCITKAQIDEMMVLITETLDATLADVTKNGWMHDDAPKVAYS, encoded by the coding sequence ATGACGACGACCAGTGAAATTCAAGCCACAGACTCAGCACACTATATGCACCCATTTACTGACCATAAAGGTCTGGCGGGCAAGGGTGCACGCATTATCACCAAGGCTGATGGCATTCATATCTGGGATTCTGAAAACAAGAAAATCTTTGATGCCATGTCTGGCTTGTGGTGCGTCAATGTTGGATATGGCCGTCAAGAGCTTGTGGATGCGGCTACCAAGCAAATGCAGGAGTTGCCTTATTACAACAGCTTTTTCCAGACCACTAACGTGCCTGCAGTGAAGCTGGCAGAACGCATTGTCGGCTTGGCAGGTGATAATTTTTCACATGTGTTTTTCAGTAGCTCTGGCTCGGAATCCAACGATACGAACATCCGTATGGTGCGCCATTACTGGGCAACATTAGGCCAGCCAGAGCGCAAAGTCATCATCAGCCGCAACAATGCATACCATGGCTCTACCATGGCGGGTGCTTCACTTGGCGGCATGAGCGGCATGCATGCGCAAGGTGGCTTACCAATTCCTGACATCGTCCACATTGAGCAGCCTTATCACTACGGTCTTGCGCCAACCAAAGATAAAGATGCTTTTGGTTTGGAAGCCGCGGGCTGGCTCGAAGCCAAGATTCTTGAAATTGGGGCTGATAAAGTCGCTGCGTTTATTGGCGAACCAGTGCAAGGGGCTGGCGGCGTGATTATTCCCCCTAAAACCTATTGGCCAGAGATCCAGCGTATCTGTGACAAATACGGCATTTTGCTGATTTGTGATGAAGTGATTTGTGGCTTTGGCCGTCTTGGCAAATGGTTCGGCTCAGAGTTACTCGGCGCTAAACCAGACCTCATGACATTTGCCAAAGGCGTCACTTCTGGCTACTTGCCACTGGGCGGTGTAGTGATAGGCAAACGTGTGGCCGATGTGCTGATTAATCAGGGTGGCGAATTCAATCACGGCTACACCTATTCGGGTCACCCTGTTGCTTGTGCTGTGGCCCTTGCCAATATTGATATCATTGAAAGCGAAGGCTTGGTAGATAAGGTGCTAAAAGAAACAGGGCCTTATCTTGCTGAACGCTATGCTGAGCTTGCTAATCATCCACTTGTCGGTGGAGCAGAAACTTGTGGTTTAGTCGCTGGTTTTGCCTTGATGAAAGATAAAGTAAACCATATCCCGTTTGATGAATCGCTAGAGGTAGGCATGATATGCCGTAATCACAGCTTCGCTAACGGCTTGATTATGCGAGCCGTTGGTGACCGAATGATTATTGCGCCGCCACTGTGCATTACCAAAGCGCAGATTGATGAAATGATGGTATTGATTACCGAAACACTAGATGCAACACTTGCAGACGTCACCAAGAATGGCTGGATGCATGACGATGCACCAAAAGTCGCTTACTCCTGA